One Formosa sp. Hel3_A1_48 genomic window, TTCAAAAAATATGATGTTTACTGAAGGCTGTCAGGAAGGTTTTAATCCAGAAAGACTCTTCCACTGGCCCAATGCAGAGCGCTATGGGAATTCAATGATAAACGACTTCAATAGTGGCGTTGTCGGATGGACAGACTGGAATATTCTCCTTGACGAAAGAGGAGGGCCAAATCATGTAAAAAATTTCTGTTTTGCCCCTATTCATGCAAATACAAATTCCGACGATTTGATATACACGCCTACTTACTACTATATCGGTCACTTTTCAAAGTTCATCGAGCCTGGCGCTGTACGTGTGAGCACAACAACAAGCATAACCACTATTGAAAGTACCTCGTTTATGAACAAAGATGGAAAGATTATAACTGTTGTTATGAATCCAACAGACAATATGATCAATTACAAATTGATCGTTGATTCAAGTGAAACTGTACTAAATATTCCGCCGCGAGCGATGCAATCAATCGTGTACTAAAAGTTAAGCGCTTTAATCCAACATCATATGAACAAAAAACTGGTCTTCATTGCTTTTGTAGTCTCCCTCGGAGGATTCCTTTTTGGGTTTGACGCAGGTATCATTTCTGGTGTGATGTCTTTCGCAGGGCCAGAGTTTGAATTGAACGAAATTCAGTCTGGCTGGGTAGTCAGCTCACCATCGTTTGCTGCCATGTTTGCAATGCTATTTTCTGGAAGATTAAGTGATGTCTTTGGACGAAAAAAACTACTTCTTTTTGTAGCATTTCTATATGCAATTTCTGCTGTGTTTTCTGCTGGCGCTAACTCTTATGAAATGCTGTATATCGCAAGAATGATTGGCGGATTGGCTTTTGGAGCTGCTTTGGTATTAGCACCAATGTATATTGCTGAGATAGCAAACGCAGAAAACAGAGGTAAATTAGTTACTATTCAACAATTAAATATTGTTTTTGGGTTTTTTGCAGCCTTTTTAAGTAATTACTTTTTCAATAAGTACAACACCCCAGAAAGTAGTTTTCTTACAGACGAAATTGTTTGGAGGTGGATGTTAGGTGTCGAACTGACCCCTGCTGTTTTATACTTCATATTCTTGTTTTTTGTTCCAAAAAGTCCACGTTGGTTATTTTTAAAAGATAGAATTTCTGAGGCAAAACACGTCTTAATAACACTTCATGGAAACGAAAGAGGCCACGCTGAGTTTGCTTCCATTGAAAAAAGCATACATGCTGATAAAGACAAATCTAATTTAAAACTTACGGATTTATTAAAGCGTTCGCTACGTTTCATATTAGTTATAGGTTTAATTATAGGCGTACTACAGCAAATTACGGGGATAAATGCTGTTTACTTCTATGCGACATCTATATTTAAACAAACAGGAATTGGTACTGATGCGGCCTTTTCATCAGGAGTGATGTTAAGTACCACATCGGTACTTTTCACTTTTGTGGCCATCTATTTAATAGATCGAATGGGAAGAAGACCCCTAATATTAATCGGCACAGCTGGTGTTGCAGTGAGTTTGCTGTTATGTGCTTATGGTTTTAATAACGCAACATACCAACTTTCCAAAGAAAAAATTGCTCAGTTTGAGTTTTCTGGTTCGGAACAGTTATTACCTTTTGCTGAAAAGGTTTATGATACTGATATCGATTTTAAGAACACCATTAAGTCTGCACTAGGCAATGCAACATATCTTAAAAATGATGGGGTCATTTTAGAAGCGTCAACTCGTATAAATGCCACTTTAGTACTCATTGGAATTTTAGGATTTATTGCCTGCTTTGCATTTTCACTAGGCCCTGTAATGTGGGTCTTACTGTCCGAGTTATACCCATTGAAATATAGAGGTCTAGCTATCGGAGTTATTGCCTTTGTAAACTCCCTTATTAGCTCTTTAGTGCAATTGATTTTTCCTTGGGAACTTTCAAACTTAGGAAACGCACTAACCTTTTTTATCTTTGGAGCAATTGCTTTGATAGGCTTCTTTGTACTCCTAAAACTATTACCAGAAACAAAAGGAAAGTCTTTAGAGGCTTTAGAAAAAGAGTTGGTAAAACAATAAAGTTATAAAAAACTCTTTAGTATTTTAAGCTTGCATTTAAAGATGAATGAATCATAACTTTCTGTAGCTTGATTATTGAGCCAGTCCCCTTAAATCTCCAAAATTCTATGGCAATACATTAAATAAATATACAATGCAGCGCGATCAAATCACTTCTAATTTGAATGCGCTCAATATTTCAGATTCGGAATATAAGGGTCTTATTGAAAATACATTTCTACATTTATAAAATTTTAAGCAAACCTATACCAACAGTGCAATTGCGCATAAAAAAAGCTGATAAGTTCGATTTTAACTTCATTTTTAATTGTACAGATTAAACCGCATCACTTTTATGCAAAGGTTTTGCGGTTCTTTTTAGACAACCAATTAAAAAACCTCTTAAAACACTTCGTTTTAGCACAATAAAATAAACTCCTCCCAAGTCTTTTCATTTTAATTAGTTGATTTTTTAGCTTAAAATTAAGATTCAAAGCGATTTATTGCTCTTATATTTGGTCTACCAATTTAACACTCATGAAAATAAATCTGTACCTTATTTGTCTAATTGGGTGTATTCTTTACATCACTACTTGTCGGTTCCAAGCGAACTCAACGCCCAAAAAAATAAATCCCGTCGTACTCAAAAAAAAAGGTAAAAAAACTGCGGAAGAAAGGCGATTATTTGTAGAAGAGCGAATGCAACATGAGTATAATCTCCAAAAAAACCCTCTCAGCAGAATTATCCCTATTCAAGAAAAGCGTATTGAACTTAACAATTCCATAGCTGCAAAGCAGAAATTAGCGCGCAGGCGCTCAATGAGCAGCAATACATATATTTCAAGAGGACCCTCAAATTATGGAGGAAGAACACGTTCTTTGGTTATAGACCTGAGTGACCCAAGTGGCAACACTATGATTGCAGGAGGAGTTAGTAGTGGAGTATTCCGAACAACTGATGGTGGTGCTAGTTGGAGTAAGGTCTCTGCTAACGATGAAATTCACAATGTATCCGCAATTGCGCAAGATCCAAGACCTGGGTTTCAAAATATTTGGTATTATGCCACTGGAGAAAGGTTGGGCAATAGCGCCTCATTGGGGTCATTTTATTTTGGTGATGGTATATGGAAATCGGAAGATGGTGGCTTAACATGGAATATAATACAACAAACCAGCTTCGATTTCACTAGTTTTGACTCAAGACTTGATCTGATATCTGCATTAGAAGTTAGCCCTATCAACGGAGATCTTTTGATTGCAGCAACTGCGCGAATCTACCGATTCGATGGTACAACACTAACTACCGAACTCAATCAAGACAATTCAAATACAACATCAGATGTATTGATTAGCAGCAGCGGGCGCGTTTACGCAGCCTTTGATGGAGGAGTAGATCAAAACGGAGTATGGACCTCTCCCACAGGAAATGGCTCATGGACAAGAATTGCTGAAAATGGGACACCAACCGATTGGTTAGCGCAAGGAAGAATTGTACTTGGAGCCGCCCCATCAAATGACAATATTATTTATGCCCTTTACGTCAATGGAGCCTCAGAAAGCATAGAAGCAGATTTATGGAAATATGACTTGGATTTGGATACATGGACCAATTACTCATCAAAATTACCGGACGAACCTGACGGTGACCTTGCTGGAAATGACCCGTTTGCTGTTCAAGGAGGGTACGATTTAGTGGTTAGTGTTAAGCCCGACGATGAAAACTTTGTAACCATAGGAGGAACCAATATTTACAAAATAGAAGATATTTTAAATGATGAAACATTTACGCGCATTGGTGGCTACATCAGCAACACCAGTTATGGTTTGTACAATACCGGTGGCGTTGAGCATCACCCAGATATACATGCTTTAGTTTTTGATCCTAATAACCCTAATATATTTTTTTCTGGAACAGATGGTGGTGTACATAAAACCTCTGATGTTAATGCCGAGGAAGTCGCTTGGGAAAGCTTAAATAATAATTACATAACCTACCAATTTTACCATGTCGCATTAGATCCAACAACAGAAAGTAATCTTGTTATTGGAGGAACCCAAGATAACGGTACAAAATATGGAGGAACAGATGTTGGCCTTCCAGACAACACAAGTATGCAATCGTATTCAGGTGGAGATGGTGTTGCTGTTGGAATTGCACGGAGAGGCGAAAACGAAGCTATTCAAATCTATGCGGGAACTCAAAATGGGAATATGTTTACTAACCTTCCTGAGTTCAGAACAATTACCCCTGATGGGTCCGAAAGCCAATTTGTAACCTACTTTTATATAGACCCCGATAATACAACAAATTTGTATTACGCAGGATTGTCTGAACTGTACAAAACAAATGACGCAGAAAACATAACAGCTCTCACGTGGGAAAACTTAGGCGCTTTGCCAAACGATGAGCCAATCCGGACATTTGCAACTACAAGAGGGGCTCATAATCCTCTATCAAGTTATTTGTTGATTGGTGGCGGGAACGGCGGTATTTTCAGGCTAGATGATCCACAAAACGCAACAAGTATTGACGATGCAATAATCATTACACCCTTTGGTGCAGACACCAATAACGGGGCTTATGTAAGTGGATTGGCGATTCATCCGAACGATCCAGATACCGTCTTGGTGGTTTATTCAAATTATGGTATTAATAGTATTTTTTTAACCCTAAATGCCCGTGCAGAGGAACCACTATGGTCGTTAGTGGAAAACAATCTAAATGCACATTCCATTCGCTCTGCGGCGATAGCCGAGGTTGACGGAGAGGTGATTTATTTTGTTGGTACAGCCAGGGGGCTGTATGCATCTAATGATCCACTTAATAACGATTGGGAAATTGAAGGAGTTAATGAAATTGGACTGGCCGTGGTCAGCGGATTGGTTTACAGACCGTCCGACAGCAAACTTCTTGTGGGAACGCACGGAAACGGCATGTTCGAAACAACAGTTGAAAGCACTTTATCTGCCAATGAAAATAGTTTTAATACAACGTCACTCAGTATATTTCCCAATCCTGTAGTTTCAACACTAAGCATAAAAACAGCCCCTTCTATTCAAAAGATCGCCTACAGTATCATGGAGCTTTCTGGGAAACAAATTTTGAAAGGGATTACAGAAAATAAAAGAATTGGTGTAGAAACACTCCGCCCCGGACTTTACATCCTAGGCCTAAAATTTGAAGGTAAAGAGCAATTTTTAAAGTTTATTAAAAAATAGAAAACTGTTCTTCTGGCTTCAGCAAAATTTAGTGTGAAATAAAAAAAGACCTCCGTTTGGAGGTCTTTTATATTTTGATTAGTTAGTAAAAACTTATTTGATGACTAACTTTTTAGTTGCTTGTTGTGCACCTAACGTCATTTGAACGAAATATAGTCCAGAATTTAATTCAGAAACATTAACTGCATTTCTTACGTTATCGACACGCATTACAGATTTTCCTAGCATATCAAAAATCTGAACATCCAAATTCTCGTTAGAATTTACAGAGAATTGAACTGTATCTTTTGCAGGATTAGGGAACATTTTGACAGCAGAGCTTAACTCAAAAGATTGAGTTGACAAAGATGCGAATTCACCAAAAACAATATTGTCAATCATGAAGGTATCATCATTAGCATCTGTACTTGCTGGTCCTGTAATATCTGTGAACAATACAATAAGATTTAAATCTGAAGCATTAAATGCAGAGAAGTCAAAAAGAAGTCTCTGCCATAATCCAACATTAGTGTAGTTAGCATCTACTTCTCTAGCGGCTGAACCACCTTCCAATTTTAATTTTACTGAGGTTTCTCTATTACCCTTGTACATAATAGAAAAACCCTTATCGTTAGCAGATAAATCAAAAGCTGTTGGGTTAATCGCAATTTTAATGTGGCAGTAGGGAGCGGCGTTTACATTATCCAATTTCCCAACTTTAGCTGATGTATTGATACCATCAGTTAGATCATTGTCAAAAAGATCTGTGTATACCAAACCTTCAAATCCTGATACAGTTGTTGCAGTTTCGAAATCTAATGACCAGCTTGTAACTGGAGGGGTATATGTAGCTCCAAGTACACCACCCTCAAAATCGTCAATGTAATAGGTTCCCACTGATGTAATACCAAAATCCATGAACAACACATATTTTCTATATTGGTCATAGACTACAGTATTTGTATTACCACAGCAGTAGCTTGCACTACTAAAATCAAGATCTATTGTTTCCCATCCTGTTCCTGCTGTTGTGAACGATTTTTCAATTGCAGGATTACCATTTAGAGAACTTTCTAATTTCAATAATCCTGGCTTAGGCGAATCACTCCAAATTCGAAAAGAAATGGTTTTGTCGCCTCCTGTAAGATCAACATAAACATCTTGCGTAAATTGTGTGTTTGCATATGCTGGGTTAGAGTTTTCTATTTTCCCAACATTATTAGTAGCATCAAAGGGATCTGCTACCACAGAGAATGTAGGAGCAGCACCACCAGCGCCATCAGTTGAAACAGTATAGTTTACAGTTTCAAAATCAAATAAAGGATTCAAAGTACCTGATGAACCATAGGTTTCAATTTTGAAGTTACTTGCAGTAACCTCAATATCTCTAGATGTCACATAAAATATAGCAGAATTAAAATTCTGGCCAACAGTTGAATACGCAGGAATATCAACAGTGTAAGTTGAATTATCCCCTAAAGCTGCTAATAAAGGAACCGTAACTTCGAATGAAGGGGTATTGTTTGGATAGGGATTAGCTTCAAATAAAAATCTTACCTCAGTATCAGTTGCTGTAGTTGCTGTGAATGTAATCTTACCCCCTCGTTAAAAGTCATAGGGTATAAATTGGTATTATTGTTTGCAAATCCTGCCCAAGCATCAGCAGCAGTAGGAAAAGTAAAACTTTGTGAATAAACTGATCCTGCAAAAACACCCTTGTAGACTGGAAAATCTGATTTTTCTACTGTAGTCCCATCTGAAGCATACGTTTGGATCTTAGCTTCCTTAATTGAAACTGTAACATCCCTTTGAGTGACATAAAAAATAGCGGAGTTAAAGTTTTGATCAGCTGTAGTATACGCTGGAATAGTGACAGAGTAAACATGATCGGCATCATTAGAAGCAAGCAGTTGAACTGTTACATCAAATGCTGGTGAGTTGTTCGGATATGGATTAGCTTCAAATAAAAATCTTACCTCAGTATCAGTTGCTGTAGTTGCCTTAAAAGTGATTAAGCCACCATTGTTAAATACCATTGGATACATATTAGTATTATCGTTTGCGAAGCCTGCCCAAGCATCAGCAGCAGTAGGAAAAGTAAAACTTTGCGAATAAACTGATCCAGCAAAAGTGCCATCATAAACAGGGTAATCAGTTTTTAGGACATCCTGTGAAAATCCAAGCATGAAGAATGAAAGGAATAATAAAAATGTAATTTTTTTCATGTTATTGTAATTTGTTAATTAATTTATCAATCTCAAAAATAATTAAATGTTTGTTTTGAATTCCATAGCAAACCAATACAAATAACATACAAAAGGGTTA contains:
- a CDS encoding T9SS type A sorting domain-containing protein, whose translation is MKINLYLICLIGCILYITTCRFQANSTPKKINPVVLKKKGKKTAEERRLFVEERMQHEYNLQKNPLSRIIPIQEKRIELNNSIAAKQKLARRRSMSSNTYISRGPSNYGGRTRSLVIDLSDPSGNTMIAGGVSSGVFRTTDGGASWSKVSANDEIHNVSAIAQDPRPGFQNIWYYATGERLGNSASLGSFYFGDGIWKSEDGGLTWNIIQQTSFDFTSFDSRLDLISALEVSPINGDLLIAATARIYRFDGTTLTTELNQDNSNTTSDVLISSSGRVYAAFDGGVDQNGVWTSPTGNGSWTRIAENGTPTDWLAQGRIVLGAAPSNDNIIYALYVNGASESIEADLWKYDLDLDTWTNYSSKLPDEPDGDLAGNDPFAVQGGYDLVVSVKPDDENFVTIGGTNIYKIEDILNDETFTRIGGYISNTSYGLYNTGGVEHHPDIHALVFDPNNPNIFFSGTDGGVHKTSDVNAEEVAWESLNNNYITYQFYHVALDPTTESNLVIGGTQDNGTKYGGTDVGLPDNTSMQSYSGGDGVAVGIARRGENEAIQIYAGTQNGNMFTNLPEFRTITPDGSESQFVTYFYIDPDNTTNLYYAGLSELYKTNDAENITALTWENLGALPNDEPIRTFATTRGAHNPLSSYLLIGGGNGGIFRLDDPQNATSIDDAIIITPFGADTNNGAYVSGLAIHPNDPDTVLVVYSNYGINSIFLTLNARAEEPLWSLVENNLNAHSIRSAAIAEVDGEVIYFVGTARGLYASNDPLNNDWEIEGVNEIGLAVVSGLVYRPSDSKLLVGTHGNGMFETTVESTLSANENSFNTTSLSIFPNPVVSTLSIKTAPSIQKIAYSIMELSGKQILKGITENKRIGVETLRPGLYILGLKFEGKEQFLKFIKK
- a CDS encoding T9SS type A sorting domain-containing protein, producing MTSRDIEVTASNFKIETYGSSGTLNPLFDFETVNYTVSTDGAGGAAPTFSVVADPFDATNNVGKIENSNPAYANTQFTQDVYVDLTGGDKTISFRIWSDSPKPGLLKLESSLNGNPAIEKSFTTAGTGWETIDLDFSSASYCCGNTNTVVYDQYRKYVLFMDFGITSVGTYYIDDFEGGVLGATYTPPVTSWSLDFETATTVSGFEGLVYTDLFDNDLTDGINTSAKVGKLDNVNAAPYCHIKIAINPTAFDLSANDKGFSIMYKGNRETSVKLKLEGGSAAREVDANYTNVGLWQRLLFDFSAFNASDLNLIVLFTDITGPASTDANDDTFMIDNIVFGEFASLSTQSFELSSAVKMFPNPAKDTVQFSVNSNENLDVQIFDMLGKSVMRVDNVRNAVNVSELNSGLYFVQMTLGAQQATKKLVIK
- a CDS encoding sugar porter family MFS transporter, whose protein sequence is MNKKLVFIAFVVSLGGFLFGFDAGIISGVMSFAGPEFELNEIQSGWVVSSPSFAAMFAMLFSGRLSDVFGRKKLLLFVAFLYAISAVFSAGANSYEMLYIARMIGGLAFGAALVLAPMYIAEIANAENRGKLVTIQQLNIVFGFFAAFLSNYFFNKYNTPESSFLTDEIVWRWMLGVELTPAVLYFIFLFFVPKSPRWLFLKDRISEAKHVLITLHGNERGHAEFASIEKSIHADKDKSNLKLTDLLKRSLRFILVIGLIIGVLQQITGINAVYFYATSIFKQTGIGTDAAFSSGVMLSTTSVLFTFVAIYLIDRMGRRPLILIGTAGVAVSLLLCAYGFNNATYQLSKEKIAQFEFSGSEQLLPFAEKVYDTDIDFKNTIKSALGNATYLKNDGVILEASTRINATLVLIGILGFIACFAFSLGPVMWVLLSELYPLKYRGLAIGVIAFVNSLISSLVQLIFPWELSNLGNALTFFIFGAIALIGFFVLLKLLPETKGKSLEALEKELVKQ